CTCAAAATCGTATCTTAGCGGAAAAATAGTGGATAAATCATTCTATACCGGTGGGAAGTTAACTGATTTAAATGCGTTCAGATTTTTCTTTTGCCAAATTGGTTGAGAAAGGGTATTGAACTTTATATCATATTGGTTTTGGGGATTTCCCTGGGGATTGGTCTTTCATCCGGTTGTCAGAAGAAAAGCAGGCGGGAAAAATCCAATCCGGAATTTTTTGGGGTCGGGGTCAAAGTGATAAACAGCACCGGCGTGCACCGGCTTGCCTGGCTTGTCGCCTGGGATATGATTAATCGTGGATTCAACGTTTACGGGACCGGCGATACCTGTGACAGTTTTGAGCATACGGTTGTTGTTGACCTGAAGGATTCATCGGCAAAAAATGCTCGAGCGGTTGCCGAAGGGCTCAAAGCGGAAAAACGGATTGCGATTTTGCCGATGAAAAGGGAAATGTTACCGAGGATTGAGGTGAAGATTGATTCTACCCGGTTTGTCGATGTCTTGCTGATATTGGGGGAAGATTATCAAGTTTTTTTCCCCGCAGTGGAGCCGTTTAATTAAAATGGATGCTGAGAAATTGGCAACCAAACTGGCAAAACTTATTTTAAAGAAGAAGGGCGAGAATATATTAATTCTCGATTTGCGCAATACTGCACCGTTTGCCGAATTTTTTATCATCGCCACGGCGACTTCCACTGTTCATGCCAAGGCAATTGCTGATGCCCTGCAGGACCGTCGTGAGATTGCTGGTTTGGAGAAGCCCCACCATATTGAAGGGCTGGAATCGGCGCAGTGGATACTTCTCGACTATTTTGATGTTATCGTTCATATATTTCTTCCTGATGTAAGAGAATTTTACGGTTTGGAACGGTTGTGGGGAGATGTGCCGCAGAAGGTCGTGAAGGATGAGTAGGTTTGATACTTTTCAAGGAGGTGTTGTTTGAACCTTACTTCATTACTCAAGGTTGAAAAGGTCAACCTTGATTTAAAAAGCCGCAAAAAACAAGATGTGTTGAGGGAACTGGTGACGATGATTCGAGAGGGAGAGACGGCTGAGATGCTCTATCAAACTTTATTGAAACGCGAGGAGTTGGGTTCGACCGGTATTGGTAAAGGTATTGCCATTCCGCATGGACGGTCGTTGCTTCTTGACAAACTGGAAGTAGCGGTGGGCAGGTCGACAAAAGGGGTAGATTTTGATGCCATTGACAATAAACCGGTGTATCTCTTCTTTCTGGTTATGGCACCACCCCAGGACCCGGGTAACCAGTACTTGATTACTCTTGGGCGGATCGCGATGGTGGCGCAGGAGTTGACCAAACGCAAGCAACTTTTTGCTCCGCAAACGCCGCAGGAGTTTCTTGAACTGGTGCGGACGATTGAGGAGAAGGTGCGATGAATCCTAAAATCGAAACTTTGCGTTCGCTTGAGGAGTTTGACCACATTCTCCGCGACATAGAAAGCGATAGTTATCAGCGGGTAGGATTCAAAGGGGTAAAGGTTTCGGAAGAGCTTATCCGACTGGCGGAAAAAGAACGGGCAAAACTGACCAAGAAGATTGACCCGAAAATTCTCGCTCAATACGAGCGGATAATGAAACGGTATGGTGGCCGGGTTGTTGTTCAGGTGATTCGCGAGTTCTGTGGGGGGTGTTATGTGCGCCTTCCCTCGGAACTGGTGGTACGATGTCGGACCGAGCTTGTGACCTGTCCTAACTGCGGGCGGTTTCTTTACTGGGTAAAATAATTCCCGGATCAACCTTCCTTTAGGGCGTGCTTTTACTCTCGATACTTTTTTGCTGTGCTTTTGACTATTTCCCGGCTGTAGGCCCGAGTGCCGGAATGGGGGCTGGAGTTGCTTTTGCTGACTGGCGTAACAGTTTCGGGATTAATCCAAGTACCGTTTTGTCCGGAAGTAAATTTGCTATCGGGGTTACCTATGTCAATCTTTACGCCCTTCCCGGCGTACACTGTGGGTTAATCGGAGCGAAATGGAAATCTGGGAAACAGGCAACCGCGGTTGCCTTTACCAGCGTTGGTTTTGACGGTTATCGTGAAAATGACCTGTTGCTTAATTTCGCCACCGAACCGGTAAGAACAATCAGGGTTGGGGTTGGTGTCCATGCACTTATGCAGACGGTTGAGGGAAAAATGAGTTTACTCCCTCAGGTCGATGCCGGTGTTTTGTGGTTAACCGAACATACCGCAATAGGGGTTTCCGGAAGAAGGTTAAATGCGCCCCGGTTACCGGACGGAACAGTGCTAAAATCGCAACTCTGGTTAGGGGGTTTATGGAAACCGATTAAAGAGTTGAAACTTGCCTGTGATTTTAAGAAAGAAGACCAACTGGAGAGATTGTTAATCGGTGGTGAATTCACAATATTACCGGAAGTTACTCTTCGGTGTGGTGTAGAAACTTTTCCTCTGGTTTATCACGGCGGGGTGCAGGTGAAGGTTGGTGTGATGTCGCTTGATTACGGGGTTCAGTATCATCTTGAACTCGGGGATAGTCATAGCATAACCATTTCGGCTGAATGGCATTGATTGTTATTATCGGGTTAGTTGTTATGTCCCAAGATTTAGTTGCCGATGGCTCGTCAGTTGGTCCGGATGAAGAGGACTTTTATGAAACAGTTGAAGATAGTCTGGCACAACTGGAAGCGACTGATTTTACGGCACCTCGTACCTATCGTTTGTCACTGAGGATGGGGTGTGATTCATCCTTTAATAACGGCATTGGTTGCCGGGCTTTTACTCGGTTGAAAGGTTCTACTGAAAAGCGCGAGATTTTACTGCTTATTGATAAAGATCGAGGAGAAAGGAACTGGGCAGATTTTATTGGGGGCGGTGTTACTTTTGCGGGTAATGGATGGCGTTTCACCGCAGGCGATTTTATCGTGTTTTTCGGACGGGGGTTGCTAATTACCTCTCCTGCGGTCCGGGCAGGTTTTCGGTGGAATTTAACAGTTCAACCCAGAAGTTCACTGGCACAGACCGCGCAAGAGAACAGAAATTTACGCGGTATAAAATTCGATTTCAGTTATGGTCCTCTTATTATTGGTATGTTTGGCAGTTATTCGCTGCGAGACGCTGTTCTCAATAGCGATGGAACAGTAAAAAGGCTTTCCTTCTCGGGTGTTCATGACGACTCTGCTTCACAATGGAGCAAGAACCAGTTAAGCCAGAAACTGGCTGGGGTGGTAATTAACTATCAGGGCAAGAAGTTCAAAACTGGTGTTGGTGGTTATGGGGCAAATTTCGACAGGAATTTTTCGCCCGAGGATTCATTGGGCTCATTTTATGGTAGAACACTGGGTGGTTTGAGTGTTTATGCCGGCTACGGTAACAGTTCCCGATTTTGTGAAATTGAGGTGGCACATTCTTTTCCCGGAGGAGGGGCAGTAGCAGGGCAAATCGGGTTTGATACTGCCGGAATCAGAGTACGGATAAGTGGTACCGGTTATCAGGCGAGTTTTTTTTCACCCGCGGGCAGGATTTACAGTATAACGGGTCGCCGTGCCCGATTTGACCTGACCGGAGCGGTCAGCTATAAGTTAAAATTCTTGCAATTTGGGCTGGATGGCAACACCTATCGAGATTATACCGTTGACTCAATTCCCGCCCGGGTCAATGTGCATACCAGTTTTGAGGGTAAGGGTTATAAGATTCGGTGTCTTTTGGGCAGGATATACCGGTTGGAACAGGAACGTTCTCGGCGGGCACGTCTTGAAATGAGTACCGAAGGGCAGCGGTTAAGATTTGGTTTTTTAGTTGAAGATGAATATGCCGATTATACAGATGGTCAGGGTGTTTTAGTGGCGTTAAGTAGCGGGATTAGAATCAAGGAGTTCGGGGCGCAATTCGCGGTCAGCCGTTTTTTTATTTCGGGAAGTGGTGTTGAACTAACCGTTTCCGAGCCCGGGACAATGCGAATTGGTTCAAGTTACAGTTCCCGGGAAAGTGGGTGGCGAATCGTTGCGGCCGGTTACGGACGCCGGGATAAAATTGGACGGTGGGCAATCAAGTTTGGTGCTACCCGGATCAATTTTTGGAAGTTTGACTTGAGCGGGCAGTTAGAATTGGAGGCGAGTTGTGATTGATTACCACATCCATCCCGATTATTCCAGTGATGCTCAAGGTAGAATCACCGATTATTGCCAGCAGGCGCTCAAGGTCGGCATAAAGGAGTTATGCTTCACAACTCATTACGAGCCCGACCCGATGCGGGCAGAAATTGAACAGGTGATGGTGGCAGGGCAACCGGTGCCCGTGGATTCGGATTGGGTTGATATGTATCTTGAAGATATTGAGAAGGCGCGACGCGATTTTCCCGAACTGATAATACGGTCCGGGGTTGAGGTCGGATACGAGAGGGGATTGGAAGGTAAGATTGCCGATTTTCTCGAACGTTACAAATTTGACTATGTTCTTGGTGCGATTCACTGCTTAGACCACATTGCGATTACATCAGGTCACGAATTAGCAGATTTTCGCAATGGTCTTAAACCCCGAGGGGCAGAGTACATTGCGCAGCGTTACTTTGATTATGTGCGAGCTGCAGCGGGTTCTAAGCTATTTGACTGTATAGCACATCTTGATATCTGGCGTAAGTACATCCTACCAGAAGTTGGAGTTGAGTTTTTGACTTTTATCGAGCCCGGAATTGTGCCGATGTTAGGATATATCGCTCAGTCGGGAACAGGGCTGGAGATAAACAGTTCGGCATTACGGCGGGGAGATGAAGAACCGTATCCACAAAGTAAAATTATCGCTCAGGCAATTGCTGCCGGAGTAAAGACATTTACCGTTGGTTCTGATGCCCATCGGGTTGCCGATTTGGGAATAGGAGTCGATAAATCGGTTGCAATACTTGCTCAATTCGGGTTTAAGCCCACACGGTTTCAAAATCGTCAAAGGTATTGACTTTTGCGATGATAAGTAATAGAATAAAACTGAGATGAGAATTGGGATTCCCCGTGCCCTTTTGTATTACCGTTATGGCAGATTCTGGGAACGGTTTTTAACTGAATTGGGTAGCGAAGTTGTCTTAAGTCGTAAGACGGACGAGGAGTTGGTTCAAAATGGGTTGGTATGTGTTCCGAGCGAAGTCTGTCTCCCGATTAAAATCGTTGCGGGCCATCTATTGCAATTGAGAAATGAGGTTGATGCGATTTTCTTTCCCCGATTAAACTGGTTGGGCGATAAACTATTTGCCTGTCCCAAAATGATTGGGATTGTTGATGTTGCCCGGATGCTTCTCAATAAAAAGGTTCGATTGATTGCGCCAACGATTAACGGGGACCTATTTCGTGCTCACTTTGCGGCGGGTTTGCAGATTAATCCTAATCCGATCAAGGTCTGGGCCGCATGGCAAAAGACAAAAGAGGAGTTGTTTCGGAAAGTACCAGGAGATGACGTGATTTCTTACGATTCAAGTCAAACGGGTATGACTCACCCGACCGTTGCGGTGATTGGACATTTTTACAATATCGGAGATGAGTTTGTATCCCGGGCGATAATCAGCACCTTCAAGCAAAACGGATATCGAATTTTGACGAAGGAAGATTTGCCGGATGCTGTTCTGTCAAAAGCCAATGGTTTCAGTCGAAATATCCGCTGGGTTTACGAAAGAGAACTGTTTAATGCTTTCGAATATTTTTTAGGAAAAGTGGATGGATTTTGTGTCGTGGTTTCAATGGGATGCGGTCCGGATTCACTGGTTGCGGAATTTATGCGGGAGCGAGCCCAGGAACAGGGTGTTCCCTTTTTGCTCTTGGTAATTGATGAACATACCGGCGAGGCAGGATTAGTAACCAGGGTCGAGGCGTTTATTGAACTTTTGCGACGCCGGCAAAAAAAACAGCAAAGTTAATGCGTGTTACTTTCCCTAATTTTGGTTATGACACATTGGCGCTGAAAGGTTTCCTGGAAGATTTGGGCGCGGAAGTGGTGCTACCGCCGCCAACATCCCTACGGACAGTTGAACTGGGAGTAAAATTTTCTCCGGAACTGATTTGCATGCCTTTTAAAATCACACTGGGCAACTTTATTGAAGCGACCGAACAGGGGGCTGACACCCTGTTGATGGCGGCGGGTGCTCGGAAATGCCGGTTTGGCTATTACCATTATCTTCAAGAAATCGCATTAAAGGCAGCTGGTAAAAAAGTCAACCTGGTGCCGATTACTCAATACTCAGCGACCGATTTTATATTTCGCTTGATGCCATCTTTGTTTGATGTTTCACCGATACAGGTAACTCGGGCAGTTTACCTTCTGCTGGCAAAAAGTGCCCTGACCCGTGATTTTCGTCGGCTGTTGAATAGAAAAAGGGCGCTGGATTTCGTGGCAACAGAGCAACTGGTAAAACCGGCGTTAAGGGTGATTGCTGAAGCTCGTACTCTTTCAGAAATTAAGCGTGCCCACCAGACCTTGAAAGCTATGTTTAGCCTGAATGGTGATAAGCCCCAATTGCGGGTTGGACTTGTCGGCGAGATTTTTTTTACAATTGACCAATTTGCCAATCACGAAATCGAGAAGAAACTGGGTCAGCTCGGCGTTGAGGTGATTTTTGAACGGTGTTTGCACAACCATTTGCGTCATCTGCTAAGGGTCGATTTTGGATATCTGCGTTCCCGAAGGCTGGCGCATCCTTATCTTCAGGAGTGTCCTGGGGGGGAGGCGATTCGAACTGTGGGCGAAGCGGCAAAATTTATTCGTCGCGGTGTGGATGGAATAGTTCATGTATTTCCATTTACCTGTATGCCGGAAAACATCGCCTTTGAGGCGTTGCAGCGGTTGTGCGAATTGAACAGCGTACCTTTATTGTCTTTATCTTTTGATGAACACACTGCTCCTACCGGGCTTGTGACCCGCCTTGAAGCATTTGTGGAACTTCTACGCAGGAGGCAACATGGTCGAAGGATTTCTGGGAATTGATGTTGGTTCTATTTCAACCAAAGGTGTTGTGATTGACCGTGACTATCGAGTACTGACAAGCCGGTATTTACGAACTCGGGGCAATCCAATAAACTCAATAAGACAGTTATTACGGGAGTTGGGGCAGGATGTCAATTCAAATGTGAAAATTCTCGGGGCAGGAACGACCGGTTCAGCACGGCGGCTAGCTGGTGTAATGGTTCAGGCTGATGTCGTCAAGAACGAAATTATCGCCCATGCGGTAGCAGCAATTCACTTTTACCCCGATGCTCAGACCGTTTTAGAAATTGGCGGTCAGGATTCCAAAATCATCATTATTCGAGACGGTATACCGGTGGACTTTGCGATGAATACGGTTTGTGCTGCGGGTACTGGTAGTTTTCTTGACCACCAGGCAACAAGGCTTCATATCCCAATCGAGGAGTTTGGGGAACGGGCATTACGGGCACAGAACCGGGTTTCAATCGCGGGCCGGTGTACCGTCTTTGCCGAGAGCGATATGATACATAAGGCTCAGCTTGGCGTTCCAACCGATGATATTCTTGCCGGTTTGTGTGATGCAATCGTCCGTAACTATCTTAATACCGTTGCCAAGGGTAAAGAGATTCGTCCCCGCGTTTTGTTCCAAGGGGGAGTGGCGGCAAATGTTGGGGTACGGGCGGCGTTTGAACGGGCGTTAGAGGTTGAAATCACTGTGCCCGAGCATTTTCTGGTTATGGGTGCAATCGGTGCCGCAATACTGGCAAGTGAAGAAACCGAGAGTAAGAAGAGTCGATTTGCCGGTTTTGAAATGGCTGATATTATATTTGAGACTCGCGTGTTCGAATGTGATGGATGCCCGAATCGGTGCGAGGTTGTGGAAACACTGCGCGAAGGGGATGTAATTGACCGATATGGCGACCGGTGCGGTAAATGGTCAGGTTAATGGATTTTGCGATGTGGAATCAATTAAAATTATGATAAACCGGGTAGCGTTACTCTTTACCTTTTTGACCGGTTTGGTCTGCGCTTACCCGAGAGAGACCAAGGAGGTGAAGATGGTCCGAGAGCCCGCAGTTGCCGGACAGTTTTATCCTGCCGAAGAGAAAAAACTTAAGTCAATGATTGATTCAATGCTTGAGCAAGTTTCCCCTGTTAAATTGCCGGGTAGGATTATCGGAATTCAGGTTCCCCATGCCGGCATTGAATTTTCCGGACCAACCGCGGCTAAAGCCTACAAACTCCTTCAGGGAATGGATTCACTTACCGTCATAATGCTGGGACCGAGTCATCGGGTTGATATCAGGCAGGCAGCGGTGTTTGATAAAGGGGTCTGGCGGACACCACTGGGAGATGTGTTTGTTGACGAGGAAATAGCGCGTGAATTGCTTAAAGAAGATAAATTTTTTGTCCGACTTCCTACTGCTCACTCTCAAGAACACTCCCTTGAGGTGCAACTGATTTTCCTCCAGCGGGTTTTGCAGGATTTTAAGATTGTTCCGATAATGTTGCTCTTTCCCAGTTATGAAGAGTGCGAGCGGGTTGGTAAGGCGCTGGCAAGGGTGGCAAAGGGTAAAAAGGTTCTCTTGCTGGCTTCTTCTGACCTTTACCATGGTTATTCTTACAGTGAAGCCCGGTCATCAGATTCGTTGACTCTTAAACTGATGGAAAATTTTGACCCTAGGGCGTTTTATCAAGCGGTTCATGAGTCCTATTTAAAGGATAAACCAGTTGCGTGTGGTGGCTATCCGATTGTTGCGATGATGATTGCAGCACGGGAACTGGGTGCAGATAAAGCGGTGGTGCTGGGCAGAACTAATTCTAATGAGGTCCTGAATCAGCGGGGTGGCTACTGTGTTGGTTACAGTGCGGTGGCATTTGTTCAAACAAATGAAAAAACGGAAACTAGTGAACAACAGTCAGAAATTAATGAAATTAATGATAACGAGTTGACACCTGAAGAGCGAAAGAGCCTTTTGACGATTGCCCGCCAGACGCTTGAAGTGTATTTACGGTCGGGTGTTAGGCCAAAGGTTGAACCTTTGACCGAGCGGCTAAAGAAAAAGCAGGGGGTGTTTGTTACTCTTCACAAACACGGTGAACTCCGTGGCTGCATTGGCTATGTTGAAGGGATTAAACCGCTTTATCTCGCAGTTCAGGATATGGCGATTAGTGCCGCAACTGAAGACCCGCGATTTCCTCCGGTTACTGCTTCAGAGCTCAAGGATATTGATATTGAAATAACGGTACTATCGCCGTTAAGGAGGATCGTAAGTCCGGATTCGGTTATTGTCGGAAAGCACGGCCTTGTGATTCGGAGAGGTTTCTACTCCGGACTACTTTTACCTCAAGTGCCTGTTGAGCAGAAATGGAATCGGGAACAGTTTCTTATACACACCTGCTTGAAAGCCGGTTTACCGCCTGATGCTTATAAAGACCCAAAGGCGGAACTTTATGTTTTCACCGGTGAGGTTTTTGGTGAAAAGATGCGTTGACTTTCAATTTAAGTGGTTTTATATTTATGATATAAAAGGAGGCATAGATGAGACTCAGCGTCGTGGTCTTAACCACCTTACTTACGGTCGGAGCAGCTTTTTCGTCCTGGCTGGGGATTACCAGCCCAACACCGACCATCCCGAGAATTGAGATAAATCCGGATGGTAATAATGCCACCATAATAGAAATAACCATTCCGGGTTTAGAGACAGAAACTAAAGAGATTGATGGCGAAAACTGGACCGTTGTACAAATTCCTGGTGAACCTGCAATAACCGGTAAAGTGGGATTGCCCCAATTGCCGGTTGTTGTTCGTAATCTTGCTTTGCCCGACAACGCCACAGTTGATGTATCGGTTGTCGAGAGTGAATTTGAAAAAGTTAGTGGTGTTCTTATTTATCCAACCCAGAAACCTTTGACTGAGTGCGAGCAGCCCGTCTGGCAGGTGGATGAGACTTTTTATCAAAAGGATTTGGTTTATCCCTCAGAACTGGCAACGGTGAAACTTCAAAGCACCTGGCGGGGACTGCCTTTTGCCACGATAGAAATAAATCCCGTGCGTTACAACCCGGCAAAAAGAGAGCTGTTTATTACCAAAAAACAGGTGGTGCAAGTAAACCATGCCGGTGTATTTCGGCGTAAAGTCATTGAACCCTGGACACTGGGTGTTTTGAAAAACGCTTATCGACAATCCCGAAAGGTTCAACCTGGACGTGCGCTGGATTGATAGTCCAGGTGTGCGCTATCTGGTCATTGCCCATTCCAATTACATCAGTCCCTGGCTTGACTCATTGGTCAACTGGCATCAGAAGCGCGGGGTTGAAACGCGGGTGATTGCTAAATCCTCCTGGACGACGACTGAGGTGAAAGACTCCATTCGGGCAGAGTACAATCGAAACAATCCTCCGGTTCTCCGGTGGGTGCTTTTAGTTGGAGAATATAACGAAGTACCGGGATATGCGTACCCCGGTGTTGGGTTTTCCGATGTCTGGTATACGGATTTAAACCCTCCTTCGGGCGACGATTACTTTGAACTCGGCATCGGGCGCTTCAGTCCGTCTTCGGTTGCGGACCTTGAAAATCAAATTCGAAAGACCTTAAAATTTGAGAAAAATCCACCCACTGGTGTCTGGACCGGAAAATCAGGACTGG
The nucleotide sequence above comes from candidate division WOR-3 bacterium. Encoded proteins:
- a CDS encoding LytR C-terminal domain-containing protein, coding for MINSTGVHRLAWLVAWDMINRGFNVYGTGDTCDSFEHTVVVDLKDSSAKNARAVAEGLKAEKRIAILPMKREMLPRIEVKIDSTRFVDVLLILGEDYQVFFPAVEPFN
- the rsfS gene encoding ribosome silencing factor, which produces MDAEKLATKLAKLILKKKGENILILDLRNTAPFAEFFIIATATSTVHAKAIADALQDRREIAGLEKPHHIEGLESAQWILLDYFDVIVHIFLPDVREFYGLERLWGDVPQKVVKDE
- a CDS encoding PTS sugar transporter subunit IIA encodes the protein MNLTSLLKVEKVNLDLKSRKKQDVLRELVTMIREGETAEMLYQTLLKREELGSTGIGKGIAIPHGRSLLLDKLEVAVGRSTKGVDFDAIDNKPVYLFFLVMAPPQDPGNQYLITLGRIAMVAQELTKRKQLFAPQTPQEFLELVRTIEEKVR
- a CDS encoding histidinol-phosphatase HisJ family protein — translated: MIDYHIHPDYSSDAQGRITDYCQQALKVGIKELCFTTHYEPDPMRAEIEQVMVAGQPVPVDSDWVDMYLEDIEKARRDFPELIIRSGVEVGYERGLEGKIADFLERYKFDYVLGAIHCLDHIAITSGHELADFRNGLKPRGAEYIAQRYFDYVRAAAGSKLFDCIAHLDIWRKYILPEVGVEFLTFIEPGIVPMLGYIAQSGTGLEINSSALRRGDEEPYPQSKIIAQAIAAGVKTFTVGSDAHRVADLGIGVDKSVAILAQFGFKPTRFQNRQRY
- a CDS encoding CoA protein activase, producing MRVTFPNFGYDTLALKGFLEDLGAEVVLPPPTSLRTVELGVKFSPELICMPFKITLGNFIEATEQGADTLLMAAGARKCRFGYYHYLQEIALKAAGKKVNLVPITQYSATDFIFRLMPSLFDVSPIQVTRAVYLLLAKSALTRDFRRLLNRKRALDFVATEQLVKPALRVIAEARTLSEIKRAHQTLKAMFSLNGDKPQLRVGLVGEIFFTIDQFANHEIEKKLGQLGVEVIFERCLHNHLRHLLRVDFGYLRSRRLAHPYLQECPGGEAIRTVGEAAKFIRRGVDGIVHVFPFTCMPENIAFEALQRLCELNSVPLLSLSFDEHTAPTGLVTRLEAFVELLRRRQHGRRISGN
- a CDS encoding 2-hydroxyglutaryl-CoA dehydratase, yielding MVEGFLGIDVGSISTKGVVIDRDYRVLTSRYLRTRGNPINSIRQLLRELGQDVNSNVKILGAGTTGSARRLAGVMVQADVVKNEIIAHAVAAIHFYPDAQTVLEIGGQDSKIIIIRDGIPVDFAMNTVCAAGTGSFLDHQATRLHIPIEEFGERALRAQNRVSIAGRCTVFAESDMIHKAQLGVPTDDILAGLCDAIVRNYLNTVAKGKEIRPRVLFQGGVAANVGVRAAFERALEVEITVPEHFLVMGAIGAAILASEETESKKSRFAGFEMADIIFETRVFECDGCPNRCEVVETLREGDVIDRYGDRCGKWSG
- the amrB gene encoding AmmeMemoRadiSam system protein B, whose product is MTDMATGAVNGQVNGFCDVESIKIMINRVALLFTFLTGLVCAYPRETKEVKMVREPAVAGQFYPAEEKKLKSMIDSMLEQVSPVKLPGRIIGIQVPHAGIEFSGPTAAKAYKLLQGMDSLTVIMLGPSHRVDIRQAAVFDKGVWRTPLGDVFVDEEIARELLKEDKFFVRLPTAHSQEHSLEVQLIFLQRVLQDFKIVPIMLLFPSYEECERVGKALARVAKGKKVLLLASSDLYHGYSYSEARSSDSLTLKLMENFDPRAFYQAVHESYLKDKPVACGGYPIVAMMIAARELGADKAVVLGRTNSNEVLNQRGGYCVGYSAVAFVQTNEKTETSEQQSEINEINDNELTPEERKSLLTIARQTLEVYLRSGVRPKVEPLTERLKKKQGVFVTLHKHGELRGCIGYVEGIKPLYLAVQDMAISAATEDPRFPPVTASELKDIDIEITVLSPLRRIVSPDSVIVGKHGLVIRRGFYSGLLLPQVPVEQKWNREQFLIHTCLKAGLPPDAYKDPKAELYVFTGEVFGEKMR